Proteins encoded by one window of Halomonas sp. SH5A2:
- a CDS encoding putative bifunctional diguanylate cyclase/phosphodiesterase, with amino-acid sequence MQARMGELSSREASDLPYRIRDVAMDVGLLMVATVFILLGGTGLIGHLAGIAYPLSGLMVADAALTGCLAGLCLLGWLLQRRWLAYLAAAPLALITLYTLTHNGVSGGPWVGTSWVSGGPRILSAAAFLLFLVALCTTLGMKLAWYRLIWGGSGLLALGAGSFSLMLLLFPASRLGWADGFVSAPILATLYALLGGAAFVGAAWRGSRQLLPLGWLTHLATVCGVMVSCLAWYTLSWSAQGHMQRQAATLLDNAAHNARHAMQEQREFIQRLAWRQGLNSPLGESIRWEHDVQTYFQHAPYLKAVALIGSEGDLEELRASPQRYQRRLLTEDNYPSLRDALFSGRSETWALKVDRQPSTVLLVSSLGNYADGQLVAELDLKDLLRRELSVPLSLFRLTVGEGTPYLALRQPGRAIDDTPIRPLPHLEERHVGLPGGARLTFNVHMDSVSGMLRAGIMPAGFAIAGLTLSYLLALSLGLVRLILLRSRELLAARQKLEAQYDLEQRYRSLYLYHPDGVLSIDREGRVITANEACGKITGRYSNEVQGKHFSTLLQPQDIERVQAIYDATLDGQPNCVELQIRHREGDLKSLELTTMPIIVGGETQGVFGIAKDITHQHEQAAQLAYQASHDVLTGLPNHTAFDDCLNEAFADAQQNGQLLVVMHLDLDGFKTINDGLGHHIGDQLLIEVAARLRRVTGQCDTLVRLTGDEFALLFTGLHDCDEGIVIAERALNSLLAPFQIESKPVHISASIGIACNSHSIAHAHELMQQADIAMGEAKQQGRNTWQWYQGDVQRMTKASVLLRHDLHKALQNDQFELYYQPIVEARSGQIRGLEALIRWHHPEKGMISPGTFIPLAEQTGQIIPLGRWILHRVCHDVAFMQTTKGLGAPVAINISSLQFRRKGFLEDMQKALDVSGVSPEQLEIEVTESVLLDGAEQAIELINRLKAMGIKVALDDFGTGFSSLSYLRDLPIHKVKLDRAFIKDITTDTRNAAIVQGIITMAHHLNLIVVAEGIEDRDQQQDLIRRECDLLQGFLFARPMPRDVVMSLPERLPVSDT; translated from the coding sequence ATGCAAGCCAGAATGGGCGAGCTGAGCTCAAGAGAAGCGAGTGACTTACCGTATCGGATACGCGATGTCGCGATGGATGTCGGTTTGCTGATGGTTGCGACCGTTTTCATTCTACTGGGTGGGACGGGGCTCATCGGGCATCTCGCTGGTATTGCATATCCGCTGAGCGGGTTGATGGTGGCCGATGCGGCGCTGACCGGCTGTTTAGCAGGTCTATGCTTGCTAGGTTGGCTGTTGCAGCGACGCTGGTTAGCTTACCTGGCGGCTGCGCCATTGGCGCTGATCACCCTGTATACCCTGACACACAATGGGGTGTCAGGTGGTCCCTGGGTGGGTACATCCTGGGTATCAGGCGGGCCAAGAATTCTATCGGCGGCAGCGTTTCTGCTTTTTCTGGTTGCTCTTTGTACGACGCTTGGCATGAAGCTGGCTTGGTACCGACTCATATGGGGCGGAAGCGGGCTGCTGGCACTGGGCGCGGGTAGCTTTTCTCTGATGCTGTTGCTGTTTCCCGCCAGTCGTCTTGGCTGGGCAGACGGCTTTGTATCAGCCCCCATACTGGCCACTCTCTACGCTTTGCTTGGCGGGGCCGCCTTCGTTGGCGCTGCCTGGCGTGGCAGTCGTCAATTGCTCCCCCTTGGTTGGCTGACGCATCTCGCCACTGTGTGTGGTGTGATGGTGAGTTGCCTTGCTTGGTATACCCTAAGTTGGAGCGCACAGGGCCATATGCAACGTCAGGCGGCCACCTTGTTGGATAACGCCGCGCACAACGCCCGTCACGCCATGCAGGAACAACGCGAATTTATTCAACGTCTCGCCTGGCGGCAAGGACTGAACAGCCCCCTGGGCGAGTCGATACGCTGGGAGCATGATGTTCAGACTTACTTCCAGCACGCACCATACCTAAAGGCCGTTGCACTGATTGGCTCGGAGGGGGACCTTGAGGAATTGCGGGCCTCTCCTCAGCGCTACCAGCGCCGCCTTCTGACCGAGGATAATTATCCGAGTCTTCGTGATGCGCTATTCTCAGGGCGCTCAGAAACATGGGCACTTAAGGTGGATCGTCAGCCGAGTACGGTGTTGCTGGTTTCCTCATTGGGTAACTACGCGGACGGACAGTTGGTTGCCGAACTGGACTTGAAAGATTTGCTCAGGCGCGAACTTAGCGTGCCCCTAAGCCTGTTTCGGCTAACTGTCGGTGAAGGCACGCCCTATCTAGCATTAAGGCAACCCGGAAGGGCCATCGACGATACCCCTATTCGCCCGTTGCCGCACCTGGAAGAGCGTCATGTCGGTCTTCCTGGGGGGGCTCGCTTAACGTTTAACGTTCACATGGACTCTGTTTCAGGGATGTTGCGCGCCGGCATCATGCCCGCAGGGTTTGCTATTGCAGGCCTGACACTTAGCTATCTGTTGGCCCTAAGCCTGGGGTTGGTCAGGCTGATCCTCCTGCGGTCACGCGAGTTACTAGCGGCTCGACAGAAGCTTGAGGCGCAATATGATCTCGAACAACGCTACCGTTCGCTCTACCTCTATCATCCCGATGGCGTTTTATCGATCGATCGTGAAGGGCGTGTGATTACCGCTAATGAAGCCTGCGGCAAGATTACCGGGCGCTACAGCAATGAAGTACAAGGCAAGCATTTTTCGACACTGTTGCAGCCCCAGGATATCGAGCGAGTGCAGGCTATTTATGACGCGACCCTGGACGGCCAGCCAAACTGTGTGGAGTTACAGATAAGGCATCGAGAAGGGGATCTGAAGTCTCTGGAATTGACCACCATGCCGATCATTGTTGGTGGCGAAACGCAGGGTGTTTTTGGCATTGCAAAAGACATCACCCACCAACATGAGCAAGCCGCCCAGCTAGCTTATCAGGCCTCACATGATGTTCTGACCGGTCTGCCCAACCACACTGCCTTTGATGACTGCTTGAATGAAGCGTTCGCGGATGCACAGCAGAACGGTCAATTGCTGGTTGTCATGCACCTCGATCTGGATGGGTTTAAAACAATCAATGATGGGTTAGGTCATCACATTGGTGATCAATTGCTAATAGAAGTGGCTGCTCGGCTACGGCGAGTCACTGGTCAATGCGATACGTTGGTACGCCTGACGGGCGATGAATTTGCGTTGCTATTTACAGGGCTTCACGACTGTGACGAAGGCATCGTCATCGCCGAAAGGGCGCTGAATTCGCTGTTAGCGCCTTTTCAAATAGAAAGCAAACCGGTCCATATCAGCGCAAGCATTGGCATCGCGTGTAATAGCCACTCAATAGCGCACGCCCATGAACTGATGCAGCAAGCGGATATTGCCATGGGGGAGGCCAAACAACAGGGCCGCAATACTTGGCAGTGGTATCAGGGTGATGTGCAACGTATGACCAAAGCGTCGGTACTTCTTCGGCACGATTTGCATAAGGCGCTTCAAAACGACCAGTTTGAGCTTTACTACCAACCCATCGTCGAGGCGCGGAGTGGACAAATTCGGGGGCTGGAGGCGCTGATTCGTTGGCATCATCCTGAGAAGGGGATGATCTCGCCAGGTACGTTTATTCCCTTGGCTGAGCAGACGGGGCAGATCATTCCGCTAGGGCGCTGGATTTTGCATCGTGTCTGTCATGACGTCGCCTTCATGCAAACCACGAAAGGTCTTGGGGCGCCAGTCGCCATCAATATTTCGTCGTTACAGTTCCGTCGAAAAGGATTTTTAGAAGATATGCAAAAGGCCTTGGATGTATCAGGCGTATCCCCTGAACAGTTGGAAATCGAGGTGACAGAGAGCGTGCTGCTTGATGGTGCCGAGCAGGCGATTGAGCTGATTAACCGGCTCAAAGCAATGGGTATCAAGGTCGCGCTTGATGATTTTGGCACAGGGTTTTCCAGCCTCAGCTACTTGCGTGACCTGCCGATTCATAAGGTCAAACTGGATCGCGCCTTCATCAAGGACATTACTACGGATACACGTAATGCCGCTATCGTGCAGGGCATTATTACCATGGCGCATCATCTGAATCTGATCGTGGTCGCTGAGGGTATCGAAGACCGCGACCAACAACAGGACTTGATCCGTCGCGAATGTGATCTGTTGCAGGGCTTTCTTTTCGCCAGGCCGATGCCTAGGGACGTCGTGATGTCACTGCCGGAACGATTGCCTGTTTCTGACACATGA
- a CDS encoding HPP family protein — MKTYLNKMRGGTIQRSFVGWKDAFWSWLGAFSGMALICWLSAGWLSKELLIVGSFGATSVLIYAAPESPFAQPSHVLFGSMLSALVGVVCYQWLGTTPIAMALAVSLSIFVMQLTHTVHPPGAAAALTAVAGGENVHQLGWLYPVFPIGVGCIIMLSVAITINNLARHRRYPRYW, encoded by the coding sequence ATGAAGACCTATTTAAACAAGATGCGCGGTGGGACTATTCAGCGCTCTTTCGTAGGCTGGAAAGACGCTTTCTGGTCGTGGCTCGGTGCCTTCAGCGGTATGGCATTGATTTGCTGGCTAAGCGCAGGCTGGCTCTCAAAAGAATTGCTCATTGTTGGTTCGTTTGGTGCCACCTCAGTACTCATCTATGCGGCGCCTGAAAGCCCTTTTGCACAGCCGAGCCACGTACTCTTTGGCAGTATGCTATCTGCGTTAGTAGGCGTTGTGTGTTACCAATGGCTTGGCACCACCCCTATTGCCATGGCACTCGCCGTATCACTATCGATTTTTGTTATGCAGCTTACCCATACGGTTCACCCACCGGGTGCAGCTGCTGCCTTGACGGCCGTTGCGGGTGGCGAAAACGTCCATCAGTTAGGCTGGCTATACCCGGTTTTCCCCATTGGGGTTGGCTGCATCATTATGCTTTCGGTCGCCATTACCATTAATAATCTTGCGCGCCACCGACGCTATCCCCGCTATTGGTAA